One genomic window of Thalassolituus hydrocarboniclasticus includes the following:
- a CDS encoding START domain-containing protein, whose translation MCLAVRLLVMMSLMMAQVCLAGWELAKEDDKRQIRVFTREAEQSDLREFRGEMRLQTTLSALVALIEDNKSGPEWIHHCRALEVIEQISEHERLFYMVTEAPWPVKDRDSVVYSVLSQDEVSGTVHIDMQVRNDVFPASDDLVRIKDMKGFWEFRPEDDGWVTVIYQVHADPAGGIPAWLANSMVVDSPYYTLKNMRKMVAKEPYLSSRPSHIHDIATGQ comes from the coding sequence ATGTGTTTGGCCGTTCGTTTGCTGGTGATGATGTCTCTGATGATGGCGCAGGTTTGCCTGGCCGGCTGGGAGTTAGCCAAAGAAGACGATAAGCGTCAGATCCGTGTGTTCACCCGTGAAGCTGAGCAGTCTGACCTGCGTGAGTTCCGGGGGGAAATGCGTTTACAGACTACCTTGTCGGCACTGGTCGCATTGATCGAAGATAATAAATCCGGCCCAGAGTGGATTCACCACTGCCGTGCCCTTGAAGTCATTGAGCAGATTTCTGAGCATGAACGCTTGTTTTACATGGTTACTGAAGCTCCGTGGCCAGTAAAAGACCGTGATAGCGTTGTTTACAGTGTCCTTAGTCAGGATGAAGTGAGCGGAACGGTACATATTGATATGCAGGTGCGTAACGACGTATTTCCTGCCAGTGATGATCTGGTACGCATCAAGGATATGAAAGGATTCTGGGAGTTCCGCCCTGAGGACGATGGCTGGGTGACCGTGATCTATCAGGTTCACGCCGATCCTGCGGGCGGAATTCCTGCCTGGCTGGCGAACAGTATGGTGGTGGATTCACCATACTACACCTTGAAAAATATGCGCAAAATGGTGGCTAAAGAGCCTTATCTCAGCTCCCGGCCGTCCCATAT
- a CDS encoding BolA family protein, translating to MNTADSIAAKLAVLSPLHLDILNESHMHAGPATESHFKLVVVSAEFDGKRPVARHQRVYQLLAEELAGPVHALALHLYSPQEWQDATVPPSPQCQGGH from the coding sequence ATGAACACTGCTGATTCCATCGCTGCTAAACTCGCCGTTTTATCTCCTCTGCACCTCGATATCCTGAACGAAAGCCACATGCATGCCGGGCCTGCGACCGAATCACATTTCAAGCTGGTTGTGGTCAGTGCGGAGTTTGATGGTAAGCGCCCGGTGGCCCGCCATCAGCGTGTGTATCAGTTGCTGGCTGAAGAACTGGCCGGGCCGGTACACGCTCTGGCTTTGCATCTTTATTCTCCGCAGGAATGGCAGGATGCGACCGTTCCGCCATCCCCTCAGTGTCAGGGCGGTCATTGA
- the ylqF gene encoding ribosome biogenesis GTPase YlqF, which yields MNKARKKISEAMPDIDIVVEVLDARLPYSSTNPMVDELRRDKTCIKVLNKADLADPKVTQQWVDYFGKQHNTQAIPLVAEDRNQVKKLIALCKKLGAARLEKKLSVRVMIMGIPNVGKSTLINALAGRYIAKTGNEPAVTKANQMIDLKNGIVLSDTPGILWPKFENEHSGYRLAASGAVKDTAMEYTDVATYALGYLLDQYATELSARFRFKELPASAADALNTIAAKRGCLKPGGIADLHKAAELCLHELRAGKIGRITLENPAIVEAELAEIEERRLEALRLLDESPDTPA from the coding sequence ATGAACAAAGCCCGCAAGAAAATCAGCGAAGCGATGCCGGACATCGATATCGTGGTCGAAGTTCTTGACGCCCGCCTGCCCTACTCCAGCACCAACCCGATGGTTGATGAGCTGCGTCGTGATAAAACCTGCATCAAAGTACTGAATAAGGCCGATCTGGCAGACCCTAAGGTCACTCAGCAATGGGTCGATTACTTTGGCAAGCAGCACAATACCCAGGCCATTCCGCTGGTTGCGGAAGACCGCAATCAGGTTAAAAAGCTGATTGCGCTGTGTAAAAAACTGGGAGCAGCACGGCTAGAGAAAAAGCTCTCCGTGCGGGTTATGATTATGGGCATTCCCAATGTCGGCAAGTCCACCCTGATCAACGCACTGGCCGGACGCTATATCGCCAAAACCGGTAACGAGCCGGCGGTGACCAAAGCCAACCAGATGATCGATCTGAAAAACGGCATCGTGCTGTCCGACACTCCGGGGATTCTCTGGCCCAAGTTTGAGAACGAACACAGCGGCTATCGTCTGGCGGCCAGTGGTGCCGTCAAAGACACGGCGATGGAATACACCGACGTTGCCACCTATGCCCTGGGTTACCTGCTTGATCAGTACGCCACCGAGTTGTCAGCCCGTTTCCGCTTTAAAGAATTACCGGCCAGCGCAGCCGATGCACTGAACACCATTGCTGCCAAGCGCGGTTGCCTGAAGCCCGGCGGTATTGCCGATCTGCATAAAGCGGCGGAATTATGTCTGCATGAACTGCGGGCGGGGAAAATAGGCCGGATCACGCTGGAAAACCCGGCCATTGTCGAAGCGGAGCTGGCGGAGATTGAAGAACGCCGGCTGGAGGCGCTCAGGCTTCTGGACGAATCGCCTGATACACCTGCGTAA
- a CDS encoding DUF695 domain-containing protein — protein MLANNRWVRATGSLNDKPISIQYREDWELARQSESYPLCVQIAWNAGSVDDSTGFPGLAEQSKILTFGEHLQQHLEPAENALVTMVITHDGVCQWIIYCKDIELLKEGLDRIPTGAGLYPIEVVADEDPQWQTFTQVYQAIRPEA, from the coding sequence ATGCTGGCGAACAACCGTTGGGTCAGGGCTACCGGTAGTCTGAATGACAAGCCCATCAGTATTCAGTACCGCGAAGACTGGGAGCTTGCCCGCCAATCGGAAAGCTATCCGTTGTGCGTGCAGATTGCCTGGAACGCCGGCAGCGTCGATGACAGCACCGGCTTTCCCGGTCTGGCCGAACAAAGCAAAATACTGACCTTCGGTGAGCACCTGCAGCAACATCTTGAACCGGCAGAAAATGCACTGGTCACCATGGTGATTACCCACGACGGGGTGTGCCAGTGGATTATCTACTGCAAAGATATTGAACTGTTAAAAGAAGGCCTTGACCGTATTCCCACCGGCGCGGGTTTGTACCCGATCGAGGTGGTGGCCGATGAAGACCCACAGTGGCAGACCTTTACGCAGGTGTATCAGGCGATTCGTCCAGAAGCCTGA
- a CDS encoding MBL fold metallo-hydrolase, translating into MTRQPGDATEIGIRTFFHEDTFTFTHLLVDKSTSRAAIIDPVLDFDQKSGRTATAFIDGILAEVREQSLILDYVLETHAHADHLTAADYIRSQSGARIVIGAAICQVQGTFKKIFNEGEGFIADGHQFDLLVSEGDSLKLGDSHIDVMATPGHTPACVSYQVNQRDVFVGDTLFMPDVGTARCDFPGGDAATLYKSVQRLLALPEETVLHLCHDYPPSERPVCSAVTVAEQRAANIHVKAGISEASFITMRTERDAGLDMPRLILPSLQVNIRAGAFPQAEDNGVSYLKLPLNLL; encoded by the coding sequence ATGACCCGTCAGCCAGGTGATGCCACAGAGATTGGTATCAGGACGTTCTTTCACGAAGATACCTTCACCTTTACCCATCTGTTGGTGGATAAAAGCACCAGCCGTGCGGCCATTATCGACCCGGTACTGGATTTTGATCAGAAGTCCGGGCGTACAGCGACAGCTTTTATTGATGGCATTCTCGCCGAGGTCCGGGAGCAGTCTCTGATTCTGGACTATGTACTGGAAACCCATGCCCATGCCGACCACCTGACTGCGGCGGATTACATCCGCAGCCAAAGCGGTGCGCGCATCGTTATCGGTGCCGCGATCTGTCAGGTACAGGGCACCTTTAAGAAGATCTTCAATGAGGGAGAAGGCTTTATCGCCGATGGCCATCAGTTTGACCTGTTGGTCAGCGAAGGCGATAGCCTGAAGCTCGGCGACAGTCACATTGATGTAATGGCCACTCCGGGTCACACCCCGGCCTGTGTCAGCTATCAGGTGAATCAGCGTGATGTGTTTGTCGGCGATACCCTGTTTATGCCGGATGTCGGTACGGCCCGCTGTGATTTTCCCGGTGGTGATGCGGCGACTTTATATAAGTCGGTACAGCGTTTACTGGCCTTACCGGAAGAGACTGTGCTGCATTTATGCCATGACTATCCGCCGTCTGAGCGGCCGGTTTGCTCGGCCGTAACCGTTGCCGAGCAGCGGGCGGCAAATATCCATGTAAAAGCCGGTATCAGTGAAGCTTCCTTTATTACAATGCGCACGGAACGTGATGCCGGGCTGGATATGCCGCGCCTGATTCTGCCATCGCTGCAGGTGAATATCCGCGCCGGGGCGTTTCCGCAGGCCGAAGATAATGGTGTGTCTTACCTGAAACTGCCGTTAAACCTGCTCTGA
- a CDS encoding ArsR/SmtB family transcription factor, with protein MINHDALDHHRQDAVRLLKALANEHRLTILCCLRHGEISVSDLISRLPLSQSALSQHLAWLRSEHLVHTRRSAQNVYYQLSDDKAERIINVLNSLYCDIQPETTAPMPRKESSPHAPD; from the coding sequence ATGATTAACCACGACGCCCTTGATCACCACCGCCAGGATGCAGTCCGCCTGCTTAAGGCTCTGGCCAACGAACACCGGCTGACCATTCTCTGCTGCCTGCGCCATGGTGAAATTTCGGTCAGTGATCTGATCAGCCGTCTGCCATTGAGCCAATCTGCCCTGTCCCAGCATCTGGCCTGGCTGCGCAGCGAGCATCTGGTGCATACCCGCCGCAGCGCCCAGAACGTCTACTATCAACTCAGTGACGATAAAGCCGAACGCATCATCAATGTTCTGAACAGCCTCTATTGTGATATCCAGCCAGAAACAACCGCGCCAATGCCACGTAAGGAGAGCAGTCCGCATGCGCCTGACTAA
- a CDS encoding SulP family inorganic anion transporter, with protein sequence MRLTNTFSGYQRHWLMPDITAGLVVAALITPQAMAYALLAGMPPQAGLYAALLPVLVYALLGSSPVLAVGPVAVISLMTFEALHTLATPGSADYLHMASALALLTGLWLLLFYLINLGRWTTFISHSVISAFTSATAILIVISQLKYITAIPLPGSGSLWQTLTHLSRDYPEAQPAALLMAAAALTLLYGWQWLMPKATRRLPAWLSSLLNKAGPLAAVVMGIVAVQASGFTIATIGELPTGLPALVWPALTPEQWQALVPAAAVIALIGYLSSLSVAKALTPVSTSDTAPQPAADAPRLRTNQELLALGLANLGAAVSQAFPVAGGFGRSVVNRAAGARTQLASVVTVVLVALVCLYASRLFVDLPYAVLAVIIVSAVLPLISFSDARRAWRFQKGDGLVWLTTFIAVLAAGAVDGILLGMVLSLALYLRRSSEPHIAEIGRVGDSDHFRNVKRHQVTTCPQVLMIRIDENLYFANSQYLEDVICERLQSSQDIRHVVLVGSAINHIDFSGFETLQHLLNKLRARNIQLHLAEVKGPVMDQLGKTSLLDELSPGQIFFTASEALRTLGHC encoded by the coding sequence ATGCGCCTGACTAACACCTTCTCCGGTTACCAGCGCCACTGGCTGATGCCGGATATCACCGCCGGTCTGGTCGTCGCTGCCTTGATTACACCGCAGGCGATGGCCTACGCCCTGCTGGCCGGCATGCCACCACAGGCCGGACTTTATGCTGCGCTGCTGCCGGTACTGGTATATGCCCTGTTGGGCAGCAGCCCGGTGTTAGCCGTTGGTCCGGTAGCCGTTATTTCTCTGATGACCTTTGAAGCCCTGCATACACTGGCAACTCCTGGCAGTGCCGATTATCTGCATATGGCCAGCGCACTGGCTCTGCTCACCGGATTATGGCTGCTGCTGTTCTATCTGATTAATCTGGGACGCTGGACAACCTTTATCAGCCACTCAGTGATCTCCGCCTTTACCAGCGCAACCGCCATTCTGATTGTGATCAGCCAGCTGAAATACATCACCGCGATTCCACTGCCCGGTAGCGGCTCATTATGGCAGACCCTGACCCACCTCAGCCGCGACTACCCAGAGGCTCAGCCTGCTGCACTGCTGATGGCAGCGGCCGCCCTGACACTGCTGTATGGCTGGCAGTGGCTGATGCCCAAAGCGACCCGCCGCCTGCCCGCCTGGCTCAGTAGCCTGCTGAATAAAGCCGGTCCTCTGGCCGCCGTCGTCATGGGCATTGTGGCAGTACAGGCCAGCGGATTCACCATCGCGACCATCGGGGAGCTGCCCACAGGTTTGCCAGCTCTGGTTTGGCCAGCGCTCACCCCTGAACAGTGGCAGGCTCTCGTTCCGGCCGCCGCCGTGATTGCTCTGATTGGTTATCTGTCCAGTCTGTCGGTGGCGAAAGCTCTGACGCCAGTGTCGACATCAGACACTGCACCGCAGCCAGCGGCGGACGCACCGCGTCTGCGTACTAATCAGGAGCTGCTGGCTCTGGGATTGGCGAACCTTGGCGCGGCGGTCAGTCAGGCCTTTCCGGTAGCCGGCGGATTCGGCCGCAGCGTGGTTAACCGCGCTGCCGGCGCCCGCACGCAGCTGGCGTCTGTGGTAACCGTCGTACTGGTGGCCCTCGTCTGTCTGTATGCCAGCCGCTTATTTGTTGATCTGCCTTATGCCGTACTGGCGGTGATTATTGTCAGCGCAGTTCTGCCACTGATCAGCTTCTCTGACGCCCGTCGCGCCTGGCGCTTTCAGAAAGGTGATGGCCTGGTCTGGCTGACCACGTTTATTGCCGTTCTGGCGGCCGGCGCGGTGGACGGTATTCTGCTGGGCATGGTGCTCTCTCTGGCACTGTACCTGCGCCGCTCCAGCGAACCCCATATTGCCGAAATCGGCCGGGTCGGAGACAGCGATCACTTCCGTAACGTTAAACGCCATCAGGTGACAACCTGCCCGCAGGTACTGATGATCCGCATTGATGAGAACCTGTATTTTGCCAACAGTCAGTATCTGGAAGATGTCATCTGCGAGCGTCTGCAGAGCAGCCAGGATATCCGCCACGTGGTACTGGTCGGCAGCGCCATTAATCATATCGACTTCAGCGGTTTTGAAACCCTGCAGCATTTGCTGAACAAATTACGCGCCCGCAATATTCAGCTGCATCTGGCCGAGGTAAAAGGTCCGGTGATGGATCAGCTGGGTAAAACCAGCCTGCTGGACGAACTGTCTCCCGGACAGATCTTTTTCACCGCCAGCGAAGCGTTACGCACCCTTGGCCACTGCTGA
- a CDS encoding DUF2489 domain-containing protein, with protein sequence MILTYGLIILGLLIIALLAGYAWHLTRQVKAVEQRQQEEEAQAAMQLRNRQLELLQDIRFIARSVLDEQCEITEGVLRIQYLMSALDPAVWEQDELCTLRSHYQSTSSMPILDAYKQLPRKEQFKLDQQRWALENENKTAIERELRWLVSYSFPAVTLIQ encoded by the coding sequence ATGATTCTGACTTACGGCCTGATTATTCTCGGTCTGTTAATTATCGCCCTGCTGGCCGGCTATGCCTGGCACCTGACCCGTCAGGTTAAGGCGGTTGAACAGCGTCAGCAGGAAGAAGAGGCGCAGGCCGCCATGCAGCTGCGTAACCGTCAGCTGGAATTACTGCAGGATATCCGCTTTATCGCCCGTTCCGTGCTGGACGAACAGTGCGAAATTACCGAAGGCGTGTTACGCATCCAATACCTGATGTCTGCGCTGGACCCCGCCGTATGGGAACAGGATGAGCTGTGCACCCTACGCAGCCATTATCAGTCAACATCATCCATGCCGATTCTGGATGCCTATAAACAGCTGCCGCGCAAAGAGCAGTTCAAACTCGACCAGCAACGCTGGGCGCTGGAAAACGAAAATAAAACGGCGATTGAACGCGAACTGCGCTGGCTGGTCAGTTATTCTTTTCCGGCGGTTACTCTTATTCAGTAA
- a CDS encoding YceI family protein, which translates to MRHVLLVSALLFSAFTQADWTLQSPSTLTFLSTKNTHLTEVHHFRKISGKVSDQGVAELNIDLTSIDSGIPIRDERMQEFLFETNSFSSATFSAVIPADAMKKARDGISQTLDLKGKLMLHGSEEEISVPVMIVPAQNKQVVITSLKPVLVHADSFALTAGIQKLRDIAKLERIAEVVPVNFTLTFGKSE; encoded by the coding sequence ATGCGTCACGTATTACTCGTATCAGCTCTGTTATTCAGTGCATTCACACAGGCCGACTGGACACTTCAATCCCCGTCCACCCTGACCTTCCTGTCCACCAAGAACACACACCTGACCGAAGTGCATCACTTCCGCAAGATCAGCGGCAAAGTGAGCGATCAGGGTGTGGCGGAACTGAACATTGATCTGACCAGCATCGACTCCGGCATTCCGATCCGCGATGAACGCATGCAGGAGTTCCTGTTTGAAACCAACAGCTTCAGCAGCGCTACCTTCAGCGCTGTTATCCCGGCCGATGCCATGAAAAAAGCGCGTGACGGTATCAGTCAGACACTGGACCTGAAAGGTAAACTGATGCTGCATGGCAGCGAAGAAGAAATCAGCGTACCGGTAATGATCGTACCGGCACAGAATAAGCAGGTCGTTATCACCAGTCTGAAACCCGTGCTGGTACACGCCGACAGCTTCGCCCTGACCGCCGGTATTCAGAAACTGCGTGACATTGCCAAGCTGGAACGCATTGCCGAAGTGGTACCGGTTAATTTCACCCTGACCTTTGGTAAATCAGAGTAA
- a CDS encoding phosphatase gives MQDRPHRKHAQRIVQNFRNELAQDLADKIGDYHFGSLEVLIESALNTAVMSAMNDTVTDIEQLLKQAQKRAKG, from the coding sequence ATGCAGGACAGACCTCATCGTAAGCACGCACAGAGAATTGTGCAGAATTTTCGTAACGAACTGGCACAGGATTTGGCCGACAAGATTGGTGATTACCATTTCGGCAGTCTGGAGGTGTTGATTGAATCGGCACTGAATACCGCGGTGATGAGCGCAATGAACGATACCGTCACCGATATTGAACAATTACTGAAGCAGGCGCAGAAGCGCGCTAAAGGTTAA
- the ppk2 gene encoding polyphosphate kinase 2 codes for MSDSASHPYPLILPVDKTPADQPAEKSSPAEAEKTLHLPYGERMTRERYEQEKQSLQIELLKMQSWVKETGQKVVILFEGRDAAGKGGTIKRFMEHMNPRGAHVVALEKPSDSERTQWYFQRYVQHLPAAGEIVMFDRSWYNRAGVERVMGFCSNTEYMEFMREVPELERMLVRSGIHLIKFWFSVSRQEQLRRFQSRQIDPLKQWKLSPIDLASLDKWDDYTEAKEAMFYYTNHLDAPWTVVRSDDKKRARLNAMRHVLNQLDYTNKSTSLDLTPDPLIIQPATQSMDC; via the coding sequence ATGTCCGACTCTGCTTCTCACCCATATCCTCTGATACTTCCCGTGGATAAAACACCGGCCGATCAGCCTGCAGAAAAATCATCTCCGGCAGAAGCGGAAAAAACCCTGCATTTACCCTACGGCGAGCGCATGACCCGTGAACGCTACGAGCAGGAAAAGCAAAGCCTGCAGATTGAACTGTTAAAAATGCAGAGCTGGGTAAAAGAAACAGGGCAAAAGGTCGTTATTCTGTTTGAAGGGCGTGATGCGGCCGGTAAGGGCGGCACCATCAAGCGCTTTATGGAGCATATGAATCCGCGTGGCGCCCATGTCGTGGCGCTGGAAAAACCCAGCGACAGCGAACGTACCCAGTGGTATTTCCAGCGCTATGTGCAGCACCTGCCGGCGGCGGGGGAAATCGTTATGTTTGACCGCTCCTGGTATAACCGCGCGGGGGTTGAGCGGGTAATGGGCTTCTGCAGCAATACCGAATATATGGAATTTATGCGCGAGGTGCCGGAGCTTGAACGTATGCTCGTACGCTCGGGCATTCACCTGATTAAGTTCTGGTTCTCAGTCAGCCGTCAGGAGCAGTTGCGGCGTTTCCAGAGCCGTCAGATTGATCCGTTAAAACAGTGGAAACTCAGCCCGATTGATCTGGCATCGCTGGATAAATGGGATGATTACACTGAGGCCAAAGAAGCCATGTTTTATTACACCAATCATCTGGATGCGCCCTGGACGGTCGTGCGTTCGGACGACAAAAAACGCGCGCGGCTGAATGCCATGCGCCATGTGCTGAATCAGCTGGATTACACCAATAAATCGACCTCGCTTGATCTGACGCCCGATCCGCTGATTATTCAGCCCGCCACTCAGTCGATGGACTGCTAG
- a CDS encoding GGDEF domain-containing protein: protein MDLQELLDNARRNEALLRRLQAFELQLLSCQTWFDFLTLLLDGLPAQFDLDAATLKVCDPDGELKAAMLQSLDLEQGVLLNQLEFQSRVPIIDAAPIAPPPPWQSGLALPLLRNDVYLGQLRLYSTNPARFQGGMATDFMQHLAAVIAACLMMVKQSEEQARLALTDPLTGAENRRGFERAYQREWARGQRQYHVFAMILLDLDHFKRVNDVHGHGTGDRALKALCRTLKSVMRPTDHIGRLGGEEFAVLLPGCQPDQLHAVVNRVQQAIRRMTVYNDLQQPVPMTASGSFVSLTPRPHQNLELAQVIDHLDSYLYQAKRNGRDCFVSAEQ from the coding sequence GTGGATTTACAGGAATTACTGGATAACGCCCGGCGCAATGAAGCGCTGCTGCGTCGCCTGCAGGCGTTTGAGCTGCAGCTGCTGTCCTGCCAGACCTGGTTTGATTTTCTTACCCTGCTGCTTGATGGGCTGCCTGCTCAGTTTGATCTGGATGCTGCAACCCTCAAAGTGTGTGACCCCGACGGTGAGTTAAAAGCGGCGATGCTGCAGTCTCTCGATCTGGAGCAGGGGGTGCTGCTGAATCAGCTCGAGTTTCAGAGCCGCGTTCCTATTATTGATGCCGCTCCGATTGCCCCACCGCCTCCCTGGCAGAGTGGTCTGGCCTTACCTTTGCTGCGCAACGATGTGTATCTCGGGCAGCTGCGTCTGTATTCGACCAATCCGGCCCGTTTTCAGGGCGGTATGGCCACCGATTTTATGCAGCATCTGGCGGCGGTGATTGCCGCCTGTCTGATGATGGTTAAGCAATCGGAAGAGCAGGCAAGGCTGGCTCTGACCGACCCTTTGACCGGAGCTGAAAACCGCCGTGGTTTTGAGCGGGCTTATCAGCGAGAGTGGGCGCGGGGGCAGCGTCAGTACCATGTGTTTGCCATGATCCTGCTCGATCTTGATCACTTTAAGCGGGTAAACGATGTACATGGCCATGGCACTGGCGACCGTGCCTTAAAAGCGTTGTGCCGGACACTGAAAAGCGTGATGCGTCCGACCGATCATATCGGCCGTCTGGGCGGTGAAGAATTTGCGGTATTGCTGCCGGGCTGTCAGCCTGATCAACTGCATGCCGTGGTGAACAGGGTGCAGCAGGCTATCCGCCGGATGACGGTGTATAACGACCTGCAGCAGCCGGTACCGATGACGGCCTCGGGCAGTTTTGTTTCGCTGACGCCACGCCCGCATCAGAATCTTGAACTGGCACAGGTCATTGACCACCTCGACAGTTACCTTTATCAGGCCAAACGTAATGGCCGCGACTGCTTTGTCAGTGCCGAACAGTGA
- the murI gene encoding glutamate racemase, whose translation MKPSVLIFDSGVGGLSILSEVRQLLPHLSLHYLMDNEAFPYGLKTDEELIPRVLQVCITAVQELQPDLLIIACNTASTLTLPQLRQQLDIPVVGVVPAIKVAAALAAEQADNSAAGCHIGLLATPATINRAYTDDLIREFAGHCSVRRFGSKELVQWAEDWISEQRQPQGLFAHLDVWLKQPEALSHVVLGCTHFPLLKTQLQQLWPEVCWVDSGAAIARRVASLLPSAGEESPQGTLQCFWTDRSTRPDGAIHYLEALGELKCSSVLAVE comes from the coding sequence ATGAAGCCATCGGTTTTGATCTTCGACTCCGGCGTCGGAGGCCTCAGCATTCTCAGCGAAGTGCGACAGCTGTTACCGCACCTGTCGCTGCATTACCTGATGGATAACGAAGCATTTCCTTACGGTCTGAAAACCGACGAAGAACTGATCCCCCGGGTGCTTCAGGTCTGTATTACCGCCGTACAGGAATTACAGCCCGATCTGCTGATCATCGCCTGTAACACGGCCAGTACGCTGACCCTGCCGCAGCTGCGGCAACAGCTGGATATTCCTGTGGTTGGGGTTGTACCGGCCATTAAAGTGGCCGCAGCTCTTGCGGCAGAGCAGGCAGACAACAGCGCAGCCGGTTGCCATATCGGCCTGCTGGCCACTCCGGCAACCATCAACCGCGCTTACACCGACGATCTGATCCGTGAATTCGCCGGACACTGCAGCGTGCGCCGCTTCGGCAGCAAAGAACTGGTGCAATGGGCTGAGGACTGGATCAGTGAACAGCGGCAACCACAGGGACTGTTCGCTCATCTGGATGTCTGGCTGAAGCAGCCCGAGGCGCTGAGCCATGTGGTGCTTGGCTGTACGCACTTCCCGCTACTGAAAACACAGTTACAGCAGCTCTGGCCCGAGGTCTGCTGGGTTGACTCGGGGGCGGCCATTGCCCGCCGTGTAGCCAGCCTGCTACCGTCTGCCGGTGAAGAATCGCCACAAGGCACTCTGCAGTGCTTTTGGACAGACCGCAGCACAAGGCCGGACGGTGCTATCCACTATCTTGAAGCCCTGGGTGAACTGAAATGCAGCTCAGTGCTGGCGGTGGAATAA
- the folE gene encoding GTP cyclohydrolase I FolE: MSNLESLYQQVLSELGENVEREGLLDTPKRAAKAMQFLTSGYTTDLHEVVNNAVFTSDNDEMVVVQGIEFYSLCEHHMLPFIGRCHIGYLPNGKVLGLSKFARIVDMFGRRLQIQENMTKQIAEAVEEVTGCRGVGVIVEAQHMCMMMRGVQKQNSMMRTSVMKGDFRSNPATRDEFMRLIGL, translated from the coding sequence ATGTCAAATCTCGAATCCCTGTACCAACAGGTACTGTCGGAACTGGGCGAAAACGTTGAACGTGAAGGCCTGCTGGACACTCCGAAACGCGCCGCCAAGGCGATGCAATTCCTCACCAGCGGTTACACCACCGACCTGCACGAAGTGGTCAACAATGCTGTTTTCACCAGCGATAATGATGAGATGGTTGTGGTCCAGGGGATCGAGTTTTATTCCCTGTGCGAACACCACATGCTGCCGTTTATCGGTCGCTGCCATATCGGCTATCTGCCAAATGGCAAAGTACTGGGCCTGTCAAAATTTGCCCGTATTGTCGACATGTTTGGCCGTCGCCTGCAGATTCAGGAAAACATGACCAAACAAATCGCCGAAGCCGTGGAAGAAGTGACCGGCTGCCGTGGTGTTGGGGTTATCGTCGAAGCTCAGCATATGTGCATGATGATGCGCGGTGTACAGAAGCAGAATTCAATGATGCGCACCTCGGTTATGAAGGGCGACTTCCGCTCCAACCCGGCGACCCGCGATGAATTTATGCGCTTGATTGGTCTCTGA